Part of the Odontesthes bonariensis isolate fOdoBon6 chromosome 15, fOdoBon6.hap1, whole genome shotgun sequence genome, CCTTTGGAGCTGGACTCTGTTATCTGCAGGGCATTGCTATACGAGTTGACTGCAAAAGCATAGTCCCCACGCTGGTAGTGGACATTGCCCCTTTCTCTCTTATGGCCGGCCAGGGCAATCTTTTCTACAGGGGGTAGAAGCTCCAGGTCTGGAGCATCAGTGGCTTCCAAAAGTTCCACCTCCAACGACAGCTCAGCATTTGGGGGTACCTCAGGTTCAAGACTGGAGAGGGAAGGACACATGAGCAGGGATTAAAATAATCTGAGAAGTATATTACAGCAACCATCCAAGAACTGGTTGGCTTTTGCATCATCCGAGAGCCACGGAAATACATCAATGCAACTGGCTGTTCGAAGAAGAGCCCTACCAATAGAAAACTTAAAGTAGGAAAGAGGGAGCGACGCAAGAGATTCTCCTTCAGTACACgtttatttagaaaagaaaagaaagaagagtaTACCATTGTTTGTAAAGCCACATTATTGTAGGCTGACTGACGGAAGTCAAAGACAGCCTGGAGTCTCTAATCAGAAGGAGTCATGACACCAATGGTACACCTATGGGACGCGATTACGCTCGCCACAATTACCCAAagctgaagattttttttttttttttgcactaagGCCCAACACATGTGTGAAGACGCTAGAGTCGCTGATGAATTTCACACTTCAGATTATCAACAGGTCTGCTTTACCAATATGTGTTGTTGCTGGTTGCTGGTTCCTGAAATGAGCCGGTTGCTCCTTTGTTTATAGATCATTGGTTTGAGGATGCTACCTGCAGAACTGGACACTGCCATAGCTGCCATTTATAATTCACAGCCACATGCAAATGTACCCATCCCAATAAAAGGTGGAAGATTACATCATAGTCATCAAAATGCAGGCATGTTTACTTGGCTTAGTGTTAAGTGTAAATAGCATGCatggaaatggaaatggaaaaatGGCATTTTCCAAATAACATCAAGGTACCTATGCAATAAAAAGCTAATTATCCACGggtctgatttttttaaatataaaaagtagagctgggcgagttaactcgttattatcgggTTAACTCGTTAAATATgaaacgccgataaatattatattgcgcattaacgaaggttttattattgattttattattgtaaaagtctgttgctcacaggcttttattttgtaaaagtctgttgcggaaccggaaaagaaagtaatcggcggatccaccaaacatggagaagggtatggAAAATTtacttggccattttcattttaaagttctttcagacggcggagtcgacagaaccaaagtcatctgtaaacactgccaagttgaattgtcttatcaccgtagtagttccaggctaaaatatcacttcaaggcaaaacacacaactgatagcagcaagtcattcaaggaaacagacagtggagcgaggcttctacataaaaactacagaaagatgctgatgttaaaagtgtgtttgcacaacaaatgttatggcactttcattcatatggcagcacatttttaaaactaaatgctaaaagctatacactacttttgaatttatttttggattttgcgtacaaatgcgattaatcagggaaatcatgtgattaattgccCAGCACTAACAAAAAGCTTGCCATCCGAGACACGTGTCTAAGCTGCAAAGCCAAGATTGAACTGAAATGCCACATACCAGGAGTACCTTGATCCTAAAAAACTGTAACATGCAATCATGCGTTAACAGTTGTGATAGTGGTGGCTGCTCAGCTAACAACAGTTTGTAAAACGTCCTATTAGTGTCAGTTAATTAGCCAAATCGATCGGTCAACCTCTACTTCCAACACCAACTGTATAACATTTTAATCTGCATCTagattattctaaatttctaGAGAGAGGCATATAGCCGGGAAACAGTTTGGCTTCTCTTTCTTTCACACTGTTTGTCTCAATTTACCTGCAATCTCAGCGTCTAAAGCTGCGATCCATTATAACTGGGAACTCGAGAACTGGGAAGAAAAATCTAAGGAAAAGCAACAAGAGATCTGATGTCCTCGTCTGGAACTTGGGCTAGATCGACCCCAGCTTGCCGGGTAAAGTAAAATCTTTCTTCCATTGTCCTTAACCTCATATCAGTAGTTATTAGATTTAGAATCATACGCTATGTTATcgcttttaaagatttttttttttcttcagttgaACGAACTATGTAACTAATGATAAGCATCTGTTGTTTATAGCAAAGCGGCAAAGAGGAGGCGGCCAtgttttttctctgctttgAACAGTAAATGTGTGGAGGTTGAAAATGCCGAGATTCTGAAATCATAGACTTcgttcagactgcaggcctTAATGTTAAATTCCAATTTACTGCTCGGATCATATTCTTTGTTGGCCTGTTCCCGTTATTCTTGTTAATGTGGCTAACAACAGTTCACCACACTGAACCGAACTGCGTGCACAAAAAACCAACAACGATGCGATGACGCACAAAAGCAAAACACAAAGACGTCACGAGATAAGTGTGAATTCCAATTTGAATTCCTGTAAACAATCCAATCCAAATTTATGACCACATAATGAAGTGGACCAAATCACTGTTCTGAGTCACATATGagcggataaaaaaaaaaaaattataaaaaattcGGATTTGGGCCAGATTTAACATGCAGTCTGATGCAGCATGAGTTCCTAATTCCAAGCAAATGAACACATAACATTAATATATTAAGTTTGCATTTACAAACTTTGTAAAactgacaatttttttttttttttttttaaaaacactctgtTTGAAGAGCAGCATTTATAAAACACTGGTGGAAAATTAAATGACTGATGACCTTACACTGCTGCTTTGACATCATAATCATGTTGAAAGTGAGTTTTTAAACTGTTCTCCTTTGGATCAAGGACATGCATCAGTATAAcatacttgtttgttttttctttttaaacacaaaAGGTTTTTTCTTGCAGTGGTTACTCAACATAATCCTGCCCTCTTGCATTGGCACGAGCACTTCTCTGATCCAGACCAGCAACGACTTGATGCTGCTCTGAAACAAGCTTTCCTGAAATGCAAAGCACGGTTTAAACAAGGCTACGGACTCCAAACAAAAAACTGGAACAGGGTTAGCCGAAAAAAGACGTTtgtgattcattaaaaaaaaaaaaaaaaaagaaatttcaagTGAATTTTTGTACGTTACAAGATCAGTTCTCGCGGCTGTCATACCAAGCACTTTCATACGCTTGCCTACCTTCCCCTGGCACCGTATGCATATTTTGCATCAGTCCGGATGAGAGCCTTCTCTCCCATTTCCATGAGCTGCACCGTCAGATCCAGCGCCTAGTAGGAGAATGCAGTATTAAAAACTCTTATGTTGTGATACTAAATGCTCTCATTAGTGTAGAGCAATGTATACATAGCTGGACATAAAAATGCATAATTTCTGCCAACACTACACACCGTTActcaaaagaaaagtaaaaaagtgTTTACCTGAATAACATCCCCATCTCCCAGAGTAAAAGACACATTTGGTTGATCCTCCACTTGTGTCCCATCCATCAGGTATGTTTTAAGGTGAATCTTTACgttttgtcctttctgaggCCGACTGTCTCGCCCCTTTCCATCGTCCAAGATCTTTTTCTTCAGTTGGTCATTACCTGCAGAGGGACTCGCGTTAAATAAATCAGTAACAGAACGGATAGCTTTTGTAGAGCAAATTCATGTCAAGTCACAATCGCCTTGATTTCAGTGTTGACAAGTGTGATGATTTGGTTGTGTAAAAGCTGTGCTTATACACTAGAAAATTAACGTAAAGGATGAAAAGCTGTTTGTTGTGGCTTTCAAAAGACGACAGAGGTAAGTCACTTTATTCCTTTAATATGAGTATTAATAATAAGTGACAGAGGGGCCTCCCATTAGCTTTGACTAATTTCTCTCAAATCCAGAGGTTAATATCGTCCTCACtttctctgccagctccacatCCTAATATTTACCACTACCTTCTAAGCTCATGCGGAAAGATACTCCACAACAATCTGTCGTGTTACGGTATATtttttgcatacctaaaacgtCTAGCCATTCATCGACTTGACCAGGTGGTTCTGGATCTTCATCTGCAGTTTTCGTTTCTGTGTCATCAGCGTTTTTCCCCTTCCCACCACCGGCATCTTCGAGAGGAGGAGGCTCGTCGTCAATATCTTCTTCATCTAAAACCTCAAAGTCTTCCCCGCTGTCCAGCAGCGACGTTTGGCCACTCTTCTTATCAGATGGAGCGTTAACGTGACCCTCCGAAGCGTCCATACTGTCCATTTGTTCAGTCATTACAACATCACTGAGAAGAAAGATCAGGAAACGTAAATAAATGATGCACCCTCATTGCAGTTTCAAAGTGTGTGCTGAGTCCTCGTTCGATAAAAATCTAAAATCACCGGGAAGACACTCATCCGGTGCAATAAGCCAAAACATATCAGCATCAACCGCATAAGTGTCTCCCAAGACCGTCAATAAACTCCCGGATATTGTCATCTATCATCTATTTGAACATAAGAAATACTGACATATTAAACATTTTACCATAATCTTGCCCGTTATCTTTTGTACTCCAACAATTAAGACAGTCGTGTTTCCAGAAGTTTCTTGCAAGTTATCCTGCTGCTAAGTCCTTAAGCGGCTAGCAGGCTAATGCTAATAGAGTGACAAAATACTGTAGCATTAGCCGTACTCTTGCTAGGTACGTACCGTAGCTAACAATCTAGTACTACAAGTGAAAAGCAAAGGAATATTTACGTCTCGTCTAACTACGATGCATTGTATTTATCGATTCAGGATAACGTGGACAAATATAAATGTTGTGAGCACTAAATTTATGAATCAAAATAAGCTAAAGCATACCTCCAAATAGCGTTGTTTTGGTCACAAGCAGTGTCCCCTTCCTGCAGCTTACCGTAGTGAAGTCAGGTTGCAGTTCATACATACGAGAATGGGGGAAGGAATGCGTAACGATGCGTAAACAACGTCAAACGTACTTCGTATGTACTAACTCAACAGGCAGTTAACCTTGAGCTCATGCACGTCGTGTGCGTTTACGTGATTATTTATGTTTTACGTTGGAGTCATTCAGAGGGCAGCGGTTTTAATGCCTCAATACATGAAAATATGTATTTTCCTTAATGGAAAGCAGTTAAAGTAAAACCATTACCAGAATAATAAGTATATTCGATAAtatttaactgagcagaaagcctttatttattaattcaaaCTGTAAACCACGGCTGTTAAAACTGATTTCAGATAGTATGACCCTTAAACTCTTAAATAAGTAAATTCACTATTGGATATATGCTTTGGGTGCCTCCAACCAAACCTTGTTTGTGTGGattctttttttccttattcTGTTTGGGgaattaattaaaattaatcAAAAATTGTACCAATgctgaataaaaacatgtttattttcatttatatatGTACACCACTTATATTCAAAGCTTAGGCAGCTCAAAATTCAAACTATATATAAAACTTATGTTAAAAATAACCATTGTCCTGCCACTATGTGTCTTTGCCAAAACACATAAAGATACTGtgggaaatgtgtttttcaaaGTTTAACATGGTTCAATGAACATCAGTTCCTGAAGTGAATACAGTATCTCTAGGTGTGCGGCTTGAAATAAGGGTTATAACATTGAGATAAGGGTTATAACATTAAAGAGATTCAAACAACAGGGAAAAATCAAATGACATTTATTGTTGAtgcattgtttcttttttgataAGCAAAttatctgtttttctttcagtctAAAAGAAACTTTACAATGTAAAGAAACATACAAAGAACATCTTTATTACCTACACAAGACACCTAAAGTCCCTAAGACAAGATTCTCAACTATCCTACCATGAAATACAAAGCAAACCCAAGAGACAGACTGCTTCATATTGAATACTGCCGTGTCATCAGAGAGGACCATGAATGGTACAGGAGAATCATTTATATCCCCCTCCCTTGAATCCCCAACCCTCCCCAAGTCAATAATACCACCCCACCCGACCAGCCAATCTTTCTAATGGTACAGTATTATACATCACAATAGAAGTACAGAGATGGCCAACAATCAATATACACAGAGGACTGAGAGAGGATCAGTGAGAGCGCTTCAAACTATACAACGCTATTACAGGAGTGAATAGCAAAGGACACAGTTTTTCCCCATAAGTATTACTTTTTGATCTATACTTAATTTAAAATGAGGTTTAGTCACgtattttttccattttaaaagTTTTCTTAAATTGATAAAAATCCTTCATATTAAAAACAGTAATGTGAGGTCACGTGTTTTTCGTGAGAAGATGCCCTTTGGAAAAACGTATTCACacgatttttctttatttaaattcTATTTTCAAAACCAACAGAAACGTCATGACTGTCATCAAAGGAGTCAAGGGCAGAGCAAGGACGCCACGACTTGTCTGCTTCTCTCTCTGTCCTGTCCTCTCACCGTCACATCCTCCCCTCCGCCTGTCTCTAGCATACAATCTGCATTCAGTGTTACAGTAATCTATACATTTAGCCACATTACTGTATTCTACAAATTTAGCCACACGAGCCAAATGGTTAGCACATCCTTTCTCTATGAAAAACATGGACAGTCTTATTTATAATTTACTTTCAGCTGTATTCATTGGTAGTGACTGACATATCAAAACATGTCAATGATATCAAAATGCATTATACAGTATttacaaaaaagaaaggaaatgaaagggtgtgtgtttgtgtgttggggGGCGGGGTTAGGGGTGGGACAGGAGGAAAGAGGGGAGGTGTGTGTCACTACACCGAAAAAACACTGGAGAAAGTGATCCCAAGGCCACTGAGAGCCAAATCCTGGAGATATCCCTGTTGACGTCTGGGTGCAATCTGTTCACATTGATATCAGGAAACTGACAGGTGCATTGCCATCACCCAGAGAGGCTACAACGGTTGTTTAGTTATCGCTTGTTTGCACACAAATGTGACGTGATGTGAGTGCTGCAATGTGGTGCCATGTGGGATGGTTTATCCCTTTGAAAGAGCGACAGTGAGTGCTGATAAGGCCAAGGGTACAGAACATacagaaagaaacaaattaaatagtGTTACATGTAACTGCGCTTTTCTTTGTGTGCAGATTCTACGGGCTTTAATTTCAGCTGAATACATTTGAGACAAAAACAATCTGCAGAAAACAATCCACAGTATAGAAATGTATCCGTTCCAAAAGCTTCCTATTATCATTCCCCTTTCTTCGACCAATGTTGCTGCATGGTCTGTGAACCCCAAGGTGCATCACTCTGCTCCCATCACCCGCACCCCTGAGTTCAGTAACCCATGCGTTAGGGACTCTCCGAGGGAACCGGCTGACATGAACTCCACAGCGACAGTAATTCAGTCCGCTCTGTCTGAAAGTGGATCAAAGAGTTAAACTCTAACTCAGAGCAAGAGCGGCTTTGCGACTGCGTCATGAGGTCCCACAAGCGCTCCCAGCCCCAAAGGAGACAATGGCCAGAGACCAGAATGGATCCCGGGAGGAAAAGCGGTTGCACTTGGAGTCATGAAGGGTAAGGAACCACATTTCAGGATTCACAGACAACTTgtaaataacaaataataaaacaagaacAATACAAGCTAAATATGCTGTATTTACAGACAAAAATAAATCTGTATAAGAGACAAGAGGACCCACAAAATATACTCAGTTTCTGTAAGTTACTGAATCAGAAAAAGCTTCTGTCCTGAAAGTCAGCTTAGGATGTCACCAGAGCCATTTTTCTCGCAGTAAAAGACAGCCGTGAGAGGGTTTGCTTA contains:
- the fkbp8 gene encoding peptidyl-prolyl cis-trans isomerase FKBP8 codes for the protein MTEQMDSMDASEGHVNAPSDKKSGQTSLLDSGEDFEVLDEEDIDDEPPPLEDAGGGKGKNADDTETKTADEDPEPPGQVDEWLDVLGNDQLKKKILDDGKGRDSRPQKGQNVKIHLKTYLMDGTQVEDQPNVSFTLGDGDVIQALDLTVQLMEMGEKALIRTDAKYAYGARGSLEPEVPPNAELSLEVELLEATDAPDLELLPPVEKIALAGHKRERGNVHYQRGDYAFAVNSYSNALQITESSSKVDISPEEENELLDVKVKCLNNMAASQLKLDHYDAALKSCVSALAHQPDNIKALFRMGKVLALQGEYTEAIQTLRRALKLEPSNKTIHAELSKLVKKHSEQRGAEQAMYKKMLGNPSSSSNVQKPRAKSSWGLSWKWLFGATAVAIGGVALSVVIAARN